From the Corythoichthys intestinalis isolate RoL2023-P3 chromosome 13, ASM3026506v1, whole genome shotgun sequence genome, one window contains:
- the LOC130927861 gene encoding zinc finger protein OZF-like has translation MLARTTPAANKFQEELKEEPSRHKDSTVCKIMHAKVVLRRLEDLYVSHAHYPEHPEFACIKDEEEESPYIKEEEEFGHIKVFRKHLGAERQEPESPGVKEDVELPQIKEEEPEPSQQKQLSIKKEEEELPCVKAEKEEEHITRSNGEPLKSEDGPSETGGGAEPPSGCSSSSTEGLRADNFITPDRSGTTSHSPYNDHGHKKSHSDDKLCKCSQCEKTFAAKQTCHAHMRRHTVEKPFSCSVCGQRFARRKTLKQHTRTHTGEKHFCCSVCGHRFSQKQHLQRHERTHTGEKPFSCSVCGQRFAQKITLIQHTKTHTGEKPFSCSVCGQRFAQKITLIQHTRTHTGEKPFSCSVCGQRFSHKGTLKKHTRTHTGEKPFSCSVCDQRFAQKHSLNVHITTHTGEKRFFCSVCGQRFSQKQSLQRHVRTHTGEKPFSCSVCDQRFSRKSTLKTHTRTHTAEKPFSCSVCDQRFSRKQHLKVHIRTHTGKKPFSCSVCGQGFSQKQHLQWHERTHTGKKPFSCSNCGQRFSQKSTLKKHTITHTGENLFPTQYVVKDSLGRIA, from the exons ATCTGTATGTCAGCCACGCCCATTATCCTGAGCACCCGGAGTTTGCATGCATCAAGGACGAGGAGGAAGAGTCGCCATACATTAAGGAAGAGGAAGAGTTCGGACACATTAAAG TTTTCAGAAAACATCTTGGTGCTGAGCGGCAGGAGCCAGAGTCTCCTGGCGTTAAAGAGGATGTTgagctcccccaaatcaaagaggaggagCCAGAGCCCAGTCAACAGAAgcaactttcaatcaaaaaggaggaagAAGAGCTGCCATGCGtaaaagcggagaaagaggaggaGCACATCACTAGGTCAAAtggtgagcccttgaagagTGAAGATGGTCCGAGTGAGACTGGCGGGGGCGCAGAGCCTCCAAGTGGTTgcagcagcagctcaacagaaggaTTGCGAGCAGACAATTTCATCACTCCAGACAGAAGTGGCACCACATCACACTCGCCTTACAATGACCATGGTCATAAGAAATCTCACAGTGACGACAAACtctgcaaatgctctcagtgtgAGAAAACCTTTGCTGCCAAGCAAACTTGTCATGCGCATATGAGGAGGCACACtgtagaaaaacctttttcctgttctgtttgtggtcaaagattcgctaGAAGAAAaaccttaaaacaacacacaagaacccacactggcgaaaaacatttttgctgctcagtttgtggtcatagATTCTCTCAAAAGCAACACTTACAACgtcacgaaagaacccacactggcgaaaaacctttttcctgctcagtttgtggtcaaagattcgctcaaaaaataactttaatacaacacacaaaaacccacactggcgaaaaacctttttcctgctcagtttgtggtcaaagattcgctcaAAAAATAACCTTAatacaacacacaagaacccacactggcgaaaaacctttttcctgctcagtttgtggtcaaagattcagtcacaagggcaccttaaaaaaacacacaagaacccacactggcgaaaaacctttttcctgctcagtttgtgatcaaagattcgCTCAAAAGCATTCCTTGAACGTACACATaacaacccacactggcgaaaaacgttttttctgctcagtttgtggtcaaagattctctCAAAAGCAATCATTGCAACGTCAcgtaagaacccacactggcgaaaaacctttttcctgctcagtttgtgatcaaagattcagtcgaaaaagcacattaaaaacacacacaagaacacacactgccgaaaaacctttttcctgctcagtttgtgatcaaagatttaGTCGAAAGCAACACTTGAAAGTACACATTAGAACACACACTggcaaaaaacctttttcctgctcagtttgtggtcaaggattctctcAAAAGCAACACTTACAATGgcacgaaagaacccacactggcaaaaaacctttttcctgctcaaattgtggtcaaagattcagtcagaagagcaccttaaaaaaacacacaataacccacactggcgaaaacctttttcctactcagtatgtggtcaaagattcgctcgGAAGGATCGCATGA